The DNA segment GTCAATGATTTCAGCAACTGCTGTTTCCTGGATGTTTCCGGAAACATTCCATGATTTCCATTCCTTAAAGTGAGTAATATATCCCAGTTGTTCTCCATAGATCATTGCATTCCCATATTCGCCATCATTTTGCTCCATTAACCATTTCTTTAATCGCTTTGAGGAAATAAGAAGATGTGGTAACAGCTTCACAAAACCAGTACTGTTTAAGGAGCTGGACTGGAAAAAGATCTCAAAAGTAATGTCCTTATCGATAGTCGTCTTTTTTAAGCTTTGTCCATTCTTGCTCGCTTTAAATCCAAATCCTGCAAGACCATCACTGATCTGACTACATGCGGCTAAAAAAGTTTCTCTTGGATTCATAGGGGCTATTTTACCTTCAAAACTAAACATTTTTGTCTGATCGGCAAGGCGCAATTTCCCGGGTGATATTACCGTGGAATTGTCAAAAAACAAGGCCAGCTATTTGATTATTAAAAACTATAACTACATTTACGTAATTGATTACGTAATTAAATATATAGATGAACATTTATAATACCGTTGGGAAGATGGCGATTGGAAGTCGCCTCCGCAGATTAAGCGAATTGATGATGGATCAGGCAGGGGAAATTTATGCATTATACGGAATCGAACTGCAGGCAAAATGGTTTCCTGTAGTTTATGCACTTTCTGGCGGAGCTGAAAAGTCCATCACGCAAATCGCACAGGAGATCGGTCACTCCCACCCCTCAGTAAGCACCATTGTTAAAGAAATGGTGAAACAAAAAATAGCAAAAGAAAGTCCGGGTAAAGACGATGCACGTAAAAACTTCGTAAAACTTACAGCCAAAGGACTTGCAATTAAAGAAAGCGCCAAGATCCAATTTGAGGATGTAAATTCTGCGGTTGAAAATATGCTTGGTGAAAGTCAGTATAACCTGTGGAAAGCCATCGAAGAATGGGAGTTTTTACTTGGTCAGAAGAGCATGTTAAAAAGAGTAGAAGAAGAAAAGAAATTGAGAGAAAGCAAGGCTGTAGAGATCGTACCCTACAATGACAGCTATCAGCAGGCATTTAAAAAGCTGAATCAGGATTGGATCACCACCTATTTTAAAATGGAAGAAGCCGATTTTAAGTCGCTGGACCATCCTAAAGAATACATACTGGATAAAGGAGGCTTTATTTTCATTGCACGCTATCAGGGAAGCCCTATAGGCACCTGCTCGTTGATCAAAATGGACAACAATACCTTTGAACTGGCCAAGATGGCGGTATCAGATGAAGCAAAAGGAAAAGGAATTGGCTTTATGTTAGGCAATGCATTAATTCAGAAAGCAAAAGAAGAAGGAGCTAAAAGATTATACCTGGAAAGTAATACCATTTTGAAACCGGCAATCAACCTTTATCACAAGCTGGGTTTCAAAAAAGTCACAGGAATTCCTTCTCCGTATGAACGATGTAATATCCAAATGGAGCTTATCTTTTAAAATCAGTATAGAAAATCATTAAAAAGAAGATCATCGCAATAGAAAAACAAGTTGTTTTTGCCCTTAAAGGCTAGAAAAAGGCAGTTTTACAAAATATTTTAAAATATTTCAATCTTTATTTGGAAAACCAATTAGGATTTGTACTTTTGCGCCGGAGAGTTGGCAGAGTGGTCGATTGCGGCAGTCTTGAAAACTGTTGACTTGTCAAAGGGTCCGCGGGTTCGAATCCCCCACTCTCCGCTAAATGGTGATCAAAGCCATACAAAAAGCCTGCAAATCATACGATAGCAGGCTTTTTGCATTTTAGAGGTACCCAAAACATGCACCGTTTCCCATCCTGTAGGTGAGCGATTCGGTGAGTAGTTTTGGAAATTGAAATGACTCACCGAATTTCGTATATCTATTTGATATACAACCATCCAAACGATAAGGTATACTAAACATCGCGCATCATGTTTTCAATATCAGACACACTCATAGCTTTTGCATGCTGCGATACGATTACTTTTTCAACCCGTCAATCATGTTATGTTGTTTGGGAACAATAATTGGGTTGAAAGAACCATCTCGATCCCTGGGGACCTGAATAGCCATGTCACCTTGATCACTGTGAACTTTTTTCTTCGTGTGATTTACCGAGATCATCCAAGTAGTGAATGTTATACACATTTAATTGCTGTTATTATACACTTCAAACAATGAAGCGCTACGACGGGATCAATTATTTTATTTTCCTAAAAAAGACTCAAGTTCTGCTACAATTCGTTTAGATTGTGTATGATGTAGATAATGAGAACCAGGCAATAAGATTAGTTTTCCCTTATCCACGCTGTTGGCTTGCGCTTGATGCAGTTCTGTCCAGCCTTTGACAGCTGAGTTTTCGTCTGCAAATAATAAAACCGGTAAATCCTTCGGGAAAGATAATTTTTGAGCATCTTTAAAACTATTACTCAATGAAGTTGCTTCTCTGTGCAAAGTATTGTTTCCGGTTACTTTCATCGTAATCATATGTTCTTGTTCAAAACGGTGTACTTCTGATTCTTCTTTAGGTTTTTCATTTCCAAAAAACTTTAAAAATGCACGCATTACACCTACTTTGGCTAAAAAATCCATAGGTGCCGAATTATAACCCGGCCAAGGTTGTGTTGGCACACTGGTATCAATACCTACAAATGCGATTGCTTTACCTGGATAATTGTTAATGTATGCTAAGCTGTAAAGCCCAGCAATGGAATGCCCCATTAATATAAAACGATTAAGATTTAATTGTTTCACAACTTCATGGATTTCTTCCGACATATTATTCAAACTGCGTTCACGATTTGTTTCACTACTCAATCCATAACCAAAAGGTTCAATCGTGATCACTGTATACTTTTTGTCTAATTCTCTGATTAATGGTTCAAAATCTAATCTTGGGCTTGCCGTTCCAAATCCGGTGAGTAACACAACCGTGTCTGGATCATGGCCCTCTATTGTAATATTCATTGTACCGTCAAAAATTTTTATTTTTTGACCATAATCTTCAATTTTATCAGCTTCGATGCTTGAATTGACTTGATGAATCAGGAATGTCGTGATGAGTAGGATAGCGATTATGGCTACAATTCCTATGATTGTTTTAAAAAATATTTTTGATATTCTCATTATGAGCGAAGGACGGTTTTTATCCATTTTTTTAATTTCGGTATTATTTTGCAAGGTTACAGCTTCAATATTTAATCACTTGGGCATTTCGGAATGTTGATGCCAGTGTTTTCGGTCAACCTATGCCAATTATAAGATCATACAAATTTATAAAAAATACTGCGATTACTCCTGCTCTTAGTTCTTGCGCTTTCATTGCTACTACTTAATAAAAATTTCTGTAAATTTGTATTAAGTTAATACTGTGCTTACGACAGATCTCGGCGATAGAATTCTCTGCACGTAGCGCTTGCATCACGATCAAAATTTCTATTCTGCAGTGAAGATTCTTCGGGTACTGCGACGTACATCCTTGATAAAATTTTCGGGGATTGTTTTTTTGGTCTTCCCATAATGATTAAAGTTATTTTTTTTTAGGAAAACACTCTATTAGTTTTTAAT comes from the Pedobacter sp. FW305-3-2-15-E-R2A2 genome and includes:
- a CDS encoding bifunctional helix-turn-helix transcriptional regulator/GNAT family N-acetyltransferase, with amino-acid sequence MNIYNTVGKMAIGSRLRRLSELMMDQAGEIYALYGIELQAKWFPVVYALSGGAEKSITQIAQEIGHSHPSVSTIVKEMVKQKIAKESPGKDDARKNFVKLTAKGLAIKESAKIQFEDVNSAVENMLGESQYNLWKAIEEWEFLLGQKSMLKRVEEEKKLRESKAVEIVPYNDSYQQAFKKLNQDWITTYFKMEEADFKSLDHPKEYILDKGGFIFIARYQGSPIGTCSLIKMDNNTFELAKMAVSDEAKGKGIGFMLGNALIQKAKEEGAKRLYLESNTILKPAINLYHKLGFKKVTGIPSPYERCNIQMELIF
- a CDS encoding alpha/beta hydrolase, giving the protein MQNNTEIKKMDKNRPSLIMRISKIFFKTIIGIVAIIAILLITTFLIHQVNSSIEADKIEDYGQKIKIFDGTMNITIEGHDPDTVVLLTGFGTASPRLDFEPLIRELDKKYTVITIEPFGYGLSSETNRERSLNNMSEEIHEVVKQLNLNRFILMGHSIAGLYSLAYINNYPGKAIAFVGIDTSVPTQPWPGYNSAPMDFLAKVGVMRAFLKFFGNEKPKEESEVHRFEQEHMITMKVTGNNTLHREATSLSNSFKDAQKLSFPKDLPVLLFADENSAVKGWTELHQAQANSVDKGKLILLPGSHYLHHTQSKRIVAELESFLGK